The Corynebacterium camporealensis genome contains a region encoding:
- a CDS encoding DUF998 domain-containing protein encodes MTQRKTAGFLFICSALLAFIGQAIAIAQWDGMYQLSANLTSDLGVTECVLSDDQFISRYICSPGHLWFNVGLGASAVILAVAGALLIAAQRYNQARGGMRTGAIAIVQAISMGVAAAVPANVQSTVHGGAVIVSMVLGLALMASAALASRDVLTNDNQRPMLNSAARGLTWVLMVIVAIGFVAFLFMTDRPGLWERMSSDVQTVWTLLLGVSLLNTKGNRKPDPKRAQAELDKRNAVIAAAKAQQESND; translated from the coding sequence ATGACACAACGCAAGACCGCCGGATTCCTCTTTATCTGTAGCGCCCTGCTGGCCTTTATCGGCCAAGCCATCGCCATTGCACAGTGGGACGGCATGTATCAGCTGTCTGCAAACCTCACCAGCGACCTTGGCGTGACCGAGTGCGTTCTTAGCGACGATCAGTTCATCTCCCGCTACATCTGCAGCCCTGGCCATCTGTGGTTCAACGTAGGCCTCGGCGCTTCTGCTGTGATTCTGGCAGTTGCGGGTGCACTGCTGATTGCCGCACAACGCTACAACCAAGCCCGTGGCGGCATGCGCACCGGCGCCATTGCCATTGTGCAGGCTATCTCCATGGGCGTTGCCGCGGCCGTTCCGGCTAACGTGCAGTCCACCGTGCACGGTGGAGCAGTAATCGTGTCCATGGTGCTGGGCCTTGCTCTTATGGCCTCTGCAGCGTTGGCTTCCCGCGATGTTCTCACCAACGACAACCAGCGCCCGATGCTCAACAGCGCTGCTCGCGGATTGACGTGGGTACTAATGGTCATCGTCGCTATTGGCTTTGTGGCGTTCTTGTTCATGACCGACCGCCCTGGCCTGTGGGAGCGCATGAGCAGCGACGTACAGACCGTCTGGACACTGCTACTGGGTGTTTCCCTGCTCAACACCAAGGGCAACCGCAAACCCGATCCCAAGCGCGCCCAAGCAGAACTCGACAAACGCAATGCCGTTATCGCCGCTGCCAAAGCCCAGCAAGAGAGCAACGACTAG
- the nusA gene encoding transcription termination factor NusA, which translates to MNIDLAALRTIEKQRGVPVRDLLDAIGNALLFSYLDYRNDGVRPAEDEVSKTKSRVNIDPDTGEVSVIVSELDPESGDVMTEYDDTPENFGRTGARAVRDAILRKLREAEAEVAFDSYSQLTGQVVSGVVQRDVRANERGIVIVQLGSELDSQDAVLLPAEQIPGEKLEHGDRIKAYVVGVNRNGAHVQVNLSRTHPELVRGLFELEVPEVEEGSVEIVAIAREAGHRSKVAVIGRAKGLNAKGACIGPRGQRVNNIMRGLGGEKIDIIDYKDDPAEYVGNALAPSKVVRVEIVDPEAQVARVTVPDYQLSLAIGKEGQNARLAARLTGWKIDIHSDAD; encoded by the coding sequence GTGAATATCGACCTAGCGGCACTACGCACCATCGAAAAGCAACGCGGTGTGCCAGTGCGCGATCTGCTGGATGCAATCGGCAACGCCCTGCTGTTTTCCTACCTGGACTACCGCAATGACGGCGTGCGCCCGGCAGAAGATGAAGTGTCGAAGACGAAGTCACGCGTGAACATCGACCCAGATACTGGCGAGGTCAGCGTGATCGTCAGCGAGCTGGACCCAGAATCCGGCGACGTCATGACGGAATACGACGATACCCCGGAAAACTTTGGTCGAACCGGCGCACGGGCCGTACGTGATGCCATTTTGCGCAAACTCCGCGAGGCCGAAGCCGAGGTTGCTTTCGATTCCTACTCCCAGCTGACCGGCCAGGTTGTCTCTGGTGTGGTTCAGCGTGACGTGCGTGCCAACGAGCGCGGCATCGTCATCGTGCAGCTGGGCAGCGAATTAGATTCGCAAGACGCAGTCCTGCTGCCAGCTGAGCAGATTCCAGGTGAGAAGCTGGAGCACGGCGACCGCATCAAGGCTTATGTTGTCGGCGTGAACCGCAATGGCGCACACGTGCAGGTCAACCTGTCGCGTACCCACCCGGAACTGGTCCGTGGCCTGTTTGAGCTGGAAGTTCCAGAAGTCGAAGAAGGCTCGGTAGAAATCGTCGCGATTGCCCGCGAGGCTGGTCACCGCTCCAAGGTTGCGGTTATCGGCCGTGCCAAGGGCCTGAACGCCAAGGGCGCCTGCATTGGTCCGCGTGGCCAGCGTGTGAACAACATCATGCGTGGCCTTGGTGGCGAGAAGATCGACATCATTGACTACAAGGACGACCCGGCTGAGTACGTTGGCAACGCTTTGGCACCGTCCAAGGTTGTTCGCGTGGAGATCGTCGATCCGGAAGCCCAGGTCGCACGCGTGACCGTGCCGGACTACCAGCTGTCGCTGGCGATTGGTAAGGAAGGCCAGAACGCGCGTCTGGCTGCACGTCTGACCGGTTGGAAAATCGACATCCATTCGGACGCGGATTAA
- a CDS encoding transglycosylase family protein has product MRSKKFFTVAAATAIAGAGLAAPVASAAPESAWDQVAACESGGDWHINTGNGYHGGLQFNPQTWAAHGGTQYAATADQATKAQQIEIAENVLANQGAGAWPNCGGPVAG; this is encoded by the coding sequence ATGCGTTCGAAGAAGTTCTTTACCGTTGCCGCTGCCACCGCCATTGCTGGTGCTGGTCTTGCCGCACCGGTTGCCAGCGCAGCACCCGAGTCCGCCTGGGACCAGGTCGCCGCATGTGAGTCCGGTGGCGACTGGCACATCAACACCGGCAATGGCTACCACGGTGGCCTGCAGTTCAACCCACAGACCTGGGCTGCTCACGGTGGCACCCAGTACGCAGCTACCGCTGACCAAGCAACCAAGGCTCAGCAGATCGAAATCGCCGAAAACGTCCTGGCCAACCAGGGTGCTGGCGCATGGCCTAACTGCGGCGGCCCAGTCGCAGGCTAA
- a CDS encoding DHH family phosphoesterase — protein MAAYRHAVNALSEASSICVITHLRPDADAIGSAASLLLALRQRGKEVCAVIGQDRQISRNLKSIPTAGEVALVRELPKGYDLYVTVDCGSIDRTGFLAGELKEVAEAGRLLCIDHHASNPGFGSMNLVDKDAESTTMVLMDVFDMMSVQIDRVIAHCLYAGLMTDTGSFRWGRPVMHDAAARLMQYGLDTKKIAEQLLDSTTSHDLQMVGRVLSGLQIVEAGKIRMGVLIGHLDIIGGHSDSAVESLVDFVRALEGTDMGVVFKEQAPGIWAVSLRSSAIDCSEIALSMGGGGHVPAAGYTAQGTPEEIVEQLVEAVR, from the coding sequence GTGGCAGCATATCGGCATGCCGTCAACGCCCTGAGCGAAGCCAGCAGCATTTGCGTAATTACGCACCTTCGCCCGGACGCTGACGCAATTGGTTCCGCAGCATCCCTGCTTTTGGCACTGCGCCAGCGGGGCAAGGAAGTCTGCGCAGTCATTGGTCAGGACCGGCAAATCTCCCGCAACCTCAAGTCCATTCCAACCGCTGGGGAAGTAGCGCTCGTGCGCGAACTGCCCAAAGGCTATGACCTTTATGTGACGGTGGATTGCGGCTCGATTGACCGTACTGGTTTCTTGGCCGGTGAGCTTAAGGAAGTTGCCGAGGCAGGTCGTTTGCTGTGCATCGACCACCATGCGTCCAACCCGGGCTTTGGCTCGATGAACTTAGTCGATAAAGACGCTGAGTCCACCACGATGGTGCTCATGGACGTCTTCGACATGATGTCGGTGCAGATTGACCGCGTGATCGCGCATTGCCTCTACGCCGGACTGATGACCGATACCGGTAGCTTCCGCTGGGGTCGTCCGGTCATGCATGATGCCGCCGCGCGCCTGATGCAATACGGCTTGGATACCAAGAAGATTGCCGAGCAACTGCTGGATTCCACGACGTCCCACGACCTGCAGATGGTCGGCCGCGTGCTGTCTGGACTGCAGATTGTCGAAGCCGGCAAGATCCGCATGGGCGTGCTCATCGGTCATCTCGACATCATCGGTGGACATTCCGATTCTGCTGTGGAGTCCCTCGTTGACTTCGTCCGTGCCCTCGAAGGCACCGATATGGGCGTGGTCTTTAAAGAACAAGCACCGGGCATCTGGGCAGTCTCGCTGCGTTCTTCCGCCATTGACTGCTCGGAAATCGCGCTGTCCATGGGTGGTGGCGGCCACGTGCCTGCCGCAGGTTACACCGCGCAGGGCACCCCGGAGGAAATCGTCGAGCAGTTGGTAGAAGCTGTTCGATGA
- a CDS encoding YlxR family protein: MTQQPIRYRTCIATRERYPDTQLLRIVIDPADDQRRRVLADPRRRLPGRGAWITPDLDALERAQQRRAIGRALRASKDVDTGHVREYLELQVQMAEDSARPRDCKEDRTLMSAQR, encoded by the coding sequence ATGACGCAACAGCCCATCCGTTACCGTACGTGTATTGCTACGCGCGAACGCTATCCCGACACGCAACTACTGCGGATCGTCATTGATCCAGCAGATGACCAGCGTCGCCGGGTTCTAGCGGATCCACGCCGCCGCCTGCCTGGCAGGGGAGCATGGATCACGCCAGACCTTGATGCGCTGGAGCGTGCCCAGCAGCGTCGCGCAATCGGACGCGCACTACGCGCGTCTAAGGATGTGGACACAGGTCACGTACGTGAGTACCTGGAACTACAGGTGCAGATGGCGGAAGACTCCGCCCGGCCCAGAGATTGTAAGGAAGACCGAACACTGATGAGCGCACAACGATGA
- the infB gene encoding translation initiation factor IF-2, with translation MPGKLRVHELAKQLGVTSKELLATLKEQGEFVKTASSTIEPPVVKKMRAHYEAQNGGDDAAAAEDKSAQKKKSAAPKPGAPKPGAAPKPGAQTNAPKSGGAKPGAGAPKPGAAKPGANAPKPGAGAPKPGGAKPGANAPKPGAGAPKPGGAKPGANAPKPGGKKQGERPTPGNAMPRPMPKPGGTRRVANNPFSTGGGERPGPRPGGTKGQRSGKPGDNRGKGRGGDNRGQGGNRQGGGNRGGQGGGGGRRPSPAMMPAHPTPASMPSKGSGGGGGGGRGGGRRGPGGPGGPGGFRGGRGGRRGGTAGAFGRPGGAPRKGKKSKRQKRHEFEEQQKHEVGGVRLPDGKGAKVRLRRGASLADFAEKIGADPASLVQALFNLGEMVTATASVSEDTLQLLGSEINYEVEVVSPEDEDRELLESFDLQFGEDEGGEEALENRPPVVTVMGHVDHGKTRLLDSIRKTNERVGEAGGITQGIGAYQTRVDVGGGERAITFLDTPGHEAFTAMRARGAESTDLAILVVAADDGVMPQTVEAINHAKAADIPVVVAVNKIDKPEAQPDKIRGQLTEYGLIPEEYGGDTMFVDISAKANQNIDELLEAVVLTADAALELTANPDMDAQGVAIEAHLDRGRGPVATVIVQRGTLRVGDSIVVGDSHGRVRRMFDEFGDDVEEAGPSRPVQVQGLNGVPGAGDNLLVVEDDRVARQIAAQRDARKRSALQAKARKRVSLEDLDAVLKETSTLNLILKGDNAGSVEALEDALLDINVDDEVELNIIDRGVGAVTQTNVSLAAASDAVIIAFNVRAEGKATEEANAEGVDIRYYTIIYRAIEEIEAALKGMLKPIYEERDTGVAEIRALFKSSAVGTIAGCMVTEGSVKRNGKVRLVRDGNVITSDAKIESLRHEKDDATEIKAGYECGMVLSYPDIQVGDTIQAYEEVEVPRT, from the coding sequence GTGCCCGGAAAGCTACGTGTTCACGAGTTAGCAAAGCAGCTCGGAGTAACCAGCAAGGAACTGCTCGCCACGCTGAAGGAACAAGGCGAGTTTGTAAAGACCGCGTCTTCGACCATCGAACCACCGGTGGTCAAGAAGATGCGCGCGCACTACGAAGCGCAAAACGGCGGCGACGACGCTGCCGCAGCGGAGGATAAGTCCGCACAGAAGAAGAAGTCTGCTGCCCCGAAGCCGGGCGCACCTAAGCCAGGTGCCGCTCCGAAGCCGGGTGCACAGACAAACGCACCGAAGTCCGGCGGCGCCAAGCCGGGTGCTGGTGCACCGAAGCCAGGCGCAGCTAAGCCTGGTGCTAACGCCCCGAAGCCGGGTGCTGGTGCACCGAAGCCAGGTGGCGCTAAGCCAGGCGCTAACGCCCCGAAGCCAGGTGCTGGTGCACCTAAGCCGGGCGGCGCAAAGCCGGGTGCCAATGCCCCGAAGCCAGGTGGCAAGAAGCAGGGCGAGCGCCCGACCCCGGGCAACGCAATGCCGCGCCCGATGCCGAAGCCAGGCGGTACTCGCCGTGTGGCCAACAACCCATTTTCGACCGGTGGTGGCGAGCGCCCAGGCCCACGCCCAGGTGGCACCAAGGGCCAGCGCTCCGGCAAGCCGGGCGATAACCGCGGCAAGGGTCGCGGTGGCGATAACCGTGGCCAGGGCGGTAACCGTCAAGGCGGCGGCAACCGCGGTGGCCAGGGTGGCGGCGGCGGTCGTCGTCCGTCCCCAGCAATGATGCCTGCCCACCCAACTCCGGCATCGATGCCTTCCAAGGGCTCCGGTGGCGGCGGTGGCGGCGGCCGCGGTGGCGGACGTCGTGGACCAGGCGGTCCAGGCGGCCCAGGTGGCTTCCGCGGCGGCCGCGGCGGACGTCGCGGCGGTACCGCTGGTGCATTCGGCCGTCCAGGTGGCGCACCCCGCAAGGGCAAGAAGTCGAAGCGTCAGAAGAGGCATGAGTTTGAAGAGCAGCAGAAGCATGAGGTAGGCGGCGTACGCCTGCCTGACGGCAAGGGCGCTAAGGTGCGTCTGCGTCGTGGTGCTTCGCTGGCTGACTTCGCCGAGAAGATCGGTGCAGATCCAGCCTCCCTGGTTCAGGCACTGTTCAACCTGGGCGAGATGGTTACCGCTACCGCCTCTGTTTCCGAAGACACCCTGCAGCTGCTGGGTTCGGAGATCAACTACGAGGTCGAGGTCGTCTCCCCAGAGGACGAGGACCGCGAGCTGCTCGAGTCCTTCGACCTGCAGTTCGGTGAGGACGAAGGTGGCGAGGAAGCCCTCGAAAACCGTCCTCCAGTCGTGACCGTCATGGGTCACGTCGACCACGGTAAGACCCGCCTGTTGGACTCCATCCGTAAGACCAACGAGCGTGTCGGCGAGGCCGGCGGCATCACCCAGGGCATCGGCGCATACCAGACCCGCGTCGACGTCGGCGGTGGCGAGCGCGCCATCACCTTCCTGGATACCCCGGGTCACGAGGCTTTTACCGCCATGCGTGCCCGTGGTGCTGAGTCCACCGACTTGGCCATCCTGGTCGTCGCAGCTGACGATGGCGTCATGCCGCAGACCGTCGAGGCGATCAACCACGCCAAGGCAGCCGATATCCCGGTCGTCGTGGCAGTGAACAAGATCGATAAGCCAGAGGCTCAGCCGGATAAGATCCGTGGCCAGCTCACCGAGTACGGCCTGATTCCGGAAGAGTATGGCGGCGACACTATGTTCGTCGACATCTCCGCGAAGGCTAACCAGAACATCGACGAGCTGCTCGAGGCTGTCGTGCTGACTGCCGATGCTGCACTGGAGCTGACCGCAAACCCGGACATGGATGCCCAGGGTGTGGCCATCGAAGCCCACCTGGACCGTGGCCGTGGCCCGGTTGCCACCGTCATCGTCCAGCGCGGTACCCTGCGCGTCGGCGACTCCATCGTGGTCGGCGACTCGCACGGTCGTGTCCGTCGCATGTTCGATGAGTTCGGCGACGACGTCGAAGAGGCAGGTCCGTCCCGTCCGGTACAGGTCCAGGGCCTTAACGGCGTCCCGGGTGCCGGCGACAACCTGCTGGTAGTCGAAGATGACCGTGTGGCACGTCAGATTGCTGCACAGCGCGATGCCCGCAAGCGTTCTGCTCTGCAGGCCAAGGCACGCAAGCGCGTCAGCCTGGAGGATCTGGATGCGGTGCTGAAGGAAACTTCCACCCTCAACCTCATCCTCAAGGGCGACAACGCTGGTTCTGTCGAGGCCCTGGAAGATGCGTTGCTGGACATCAACGTCGACGACGAGGTCGAGCTGAACATCATCGACCGTGGCGTCGGTGCGGTTACCCAGACCAACGTCTCCCTGGCAGCAGCTTCCGATGCCGTCATCATCGCCTTCAACGTTCGCGCTGAGGGCAAGGCAACTGAGGAAGCCAACGCCGAGGGCGTCGACATCCGCTACTACACCATCATCTACCGCGCTATCGAAGAGATCGAGGCAGCTCTCAAGGGCATGCTCAAGCCAATCTACGAAGAGCGCGACACCGGTGTGGCAGAGATCCGTGCACTGTTCAAGTCCTCCGCAGTCGGCACCATCGCCGGTTGCATGGTTACCGAGGGCTCGGTCAAGCGCAACGGCAAGGTTCGCCTGGTCCGTGACGGCAACGTCATCACCTCCGATGCCAAGATCGAATCGCTGCGTCACGAAAAGGACGACGCAACCGAGATCAAGGCCGGTTACGAGTGCGGTATGGTGCTGTCCTACCCAGACATCCAGGTCGGCGACACCATCCAGGCCTACGAAGAGGTCGAGGTCCCACGCACGTAA
- the rbfA gene encoding 30S ribosome-binding factor RbfA produces MADHARAARMAKRIQAIVANAIEREVKDRRLELVTITDTRVTGDLHDATVFYTVRGKDIDSEPDTDQAAEALNRAKGQLRKIVGDQLSVRFTPTLSFELDTVPEASAHMEELLARARARDAELAKLKEGAKPAGEADPYKEQG; encoded by the coding sequence ATGGCAGACCACGCACGCGCGGCACGTATGGCCAAGCGCATCCAAGCAATTGTGGCGAACGCGATCGAACGAGAGGTCAAGGATCGCCGCCTGGAGTTGGTGACCATCACCGACACCCGAGTCACAGGCGACCTGCATGACGCCACGGTGTTCTACACCGTTCGCGGAAAGGACATTGACTCCGAGCCAGATACCGACCAGGCTGCTGAAGCGCTCAACCGTGCCAAGGGTCAGCTGCGCAAGATTGTCGGCGACCAGCTGTCGGTCCGCTTTACTCCGACCCTGAGCTTCGAGCTGGATACCGTGCCTGAGGCATCGGCACACATGGAAGAACTGCTGGCGCGTGCGCGCGCACGCGATGCAGAACTAGCAAAGCTAAAGGAAGGCGCGAAGCCGGCTGGTGAGGCCGATCCGTACAAGGAGCAGGGATAA
- a CDS encoding MMPL family transporter has protein sequence MSAKTMRAFRWLALLLIAIGIGVMSLGGVDQPESATATAPEGVEATEVAKLQEKISEQENDGDQSSTAIVFLTSDDELDIPALSPIAEQLGGPLIPAESGRAAMVPVSIEAGTATENNEEVLQLRDDIAAELPEGVESQVTGPAAVRADLAEVFQGANFLLLAVTAGIVAVLLIITYRSPILWLLPLLVIAVADRATNTVFTYLLDAMDFAWDESVAGILSVLVFGAGTNYALLLISRYRDELTLHEDRFEAMAKAWIPTLKTVSASAGTVILGVLCLLLSSVPTTQGLGVAAAIGVSIAWIFALFALPGVLVLFGRWIFWPRKPQYGDKQKAKVWDRIGNVVKSRPRVIGGVAFISLLVCCIGYFQTSTGLTQAEQFIDTPESIAAGEELEEEFPDQSATPPLVATQDPESTTATIEGMGATVTEQGSADDWTLMQVSGAEFEELRAEFPGDDVLVGGPAADLADGEEAAADDRMLIFPLVLGLIFLALIVMLRSLVAPIIMVASVLLTNVAAIGLGWWVSHYILGFDSFDSSTPLYAFVFLVALGVDYTIFLITRAREDAREVGTRRGILTALSSTGGVITSAGIVLAAVFSALGVLPLVVLAQLGVTVFIGVLLDTLIVRTILVPSVVQVIGEKFWWPANPFKDGEAKYQASLKENPDAESTATPVKADS, from the coding sequence GTGAGTGCTAAGACAATGCGCGCCTTCCGTTGGTTGGCGCTTTTATTAATTGCCATCGGTATCGGAGTCATGTCCCTGGGCGGAGTAGACCAACCAGAGTCTGCTACCGCCACTGCCCCAGAAGGGGTGGAGGCAACCGAAGTTGCGAAGTTGCAGGAAAAGATCTCCGAACAAGAAAATGACGGCGATCAATCCAGTACCGCCATCGTCTTTTTAACCTCTGACGACGAGCTGGATATCCCTGCCTTAAGTCCCATTGCAGAGCAGCTCGGCGGACCGCTGATTCCTGCAGAAAGCGGACGCGCCGCCATGGTGCCTGTCTCCATCGAGGCCGGTACCGCTACTGAGAACAACGAAGAAGTTCTCCAGCTCCGCGATGACATCGCCGCTGAGCTGCCGGAAGGCGTCGAGTCCCAGGTCACCGGCCCGGCCGCTGTCCGCGCGGACCTCGCTGAAGTCTTCCAGGGCGCTAACTTCCTGCTGCTGGCCGTTACCGCCGGCATCGTGGCTGTCTTGCTGATTATCACCTACCGTAGCCCCATCCTGTGGCTACTGCCGTTGCTGGTTATCGCGGTTGCTGACCGTGCAACCAACACAGTATTTACCTACCTGCTCGACGCCATGGACTTTGCCTGGGACGAATCCGTCGCAGGTATTCTCTCCGTGCTGGTCTTCGGTGCCGGTACCAACTACGCCCTGCTGTTGATTTCGCGTTATCGCGATGAACTCACATTGCACGAAGACCGCTTCGAAGCCATGGCCAAGGCCTGGATTCCAACTCTGAAGACGGTTTCCGCCTCTGCAGGCACCGTGATTCTGGGCGTGCTCTGCCTGCTGCTGTCTTCTGTTCCAACCACCCAAGGCCTGGGCGTTGCTGCTGCCATTGGCGTCTCCATCGCCTGGATTTTTGCACTCTTCGCCCTGCCAGGCGTGCTGGTTCTCTTCGGTCGCTGGATCTTCTGGCCACGCAAGCCGCAGTACGGCGACAAGCAAAAGGCTAAGGTCTGGGACCGCATCGGTAACGTCGTGAAGTCTCGCCCACGCGTTATCGGTGGCGTTGCCTTCATCAGCCTGCTGGTATGCTGCATCGGCTACTTCCAGACCTCTACTGGTCTGACCCAGGCTGAACAGTTCATCGATACTCCAGAATCCATTGCTGCTGGTGAAGAACTGGAAGAAGAATTCCCGGACCAGTCCGCTACCCCGCCGCTGGTGGCAACCCAGGATCCTGAATCGACCACCGCCACCATTGAAGGCATGGGCGCTACCGTGACTGAGCAAGGCAGCGCGGATGACTGGACCTTAATGCAGGTCTCCGGTGCTGAGTTCGAAGAGCTGCGCGCTGAGTTCCCTGGCGATGACGTACTGGTCGGCGGCCCGGCTGCGGACTTGGCTGATGGTGAGGAAGCCGCCGCGGACGACCGCATGCTCATCTTCCCGCTGGTGCTGGGCCTTATCTTCCTGGCCCTGATTGTGATGCTGCGTTCCCTCGTGGCCCCAATCATCATGGTGGCCTCGGTGCTTCTGACCAACGTCGCAGCTATCGGTCTGGGCTGGTGGGTCTCCCACTACATCCTGGGCTTCGACAGCTTCGATTCCTCTACCCCGCTGTACGCCTTCGTCTTCCTGGTTGCCCTGGGCGTGGACTACACCATCTTCCTGATTACCCGTGCCCGGGAGGACGCAAGAGAAGTCGGTACACGCCGCGGCATTCTCACCGCACTGTCGTCAACCGGTGGCGTGATTACCTCTGCCGGCATCGTCCTGGCAGCAGTCTTCTCTGCCCTGGGCGTGCTCCCGCTGGTGGTTCTGGCGCAGCTGGGTGTCACCGTGTTTATCGGTGTGCTGCTCGATACCCTCATCGTCCGTACCATCCTGGTACCTTCCGTGGTCCAGGTCATCGGCGAGAAGTTCTGGTGGCCAGCCAACCCATTCAAGGACGGCGAGGCAAAATACCAAGCCAGCTTGAAGGAAAATCCGGATGCAGAATCCACTGCTACCCCGGTAAAGGCTGACTCATAA
- the rimP gene encoding ribosome maturation factor RimP yields MAFPDAEQLTQLLTPKVEEFGFDIEHIKTTKAGKKSQVIIKVDGDERPTSDDLEKLSTAISEYFDAAEDAGELNFGAGYTLEVSTPGVDLPLTAPRHWRRNRGRLVAYEFEDGKTHRGRVGALNDDETAVVLVSTEKKQVVTRIERLENIQRAVVEIEFAKVPAAELEATQEAFVDAEENSAPRED; encoded by the coding sequence ATGGCTTTCCCAGATGCAGAACAATTGACGCAGCTACTTACCCCGAAGGTGGAAGAGTTCGGTTTTGATATCGAGCACATCAAGACCACCAAGGCTGGCAAGAAATCCCAGGTCATCATCAAGGTGGACGGGGATGAACGCCCCACTTCCGATGATTTGGAGAAGCTGTCGACTGCTATCTCCGAATACTTCGATGCCGCCGAGGATGCCGGCGAGCTGAACTTTGGTGCCGGCTACACCTTGGAAGTTTCCACCCCGGGTGTGGACTTGCCGCTGACTGCACCGCGCCACTGGCGACGCAACCGTGGCCGCCTGGTTGCGTATGAGTTCGAAGACGGCAAGACCCATCGTGGACGCGTGGGTGCGCTGAATGACGATGAGACTGCTGTGGTGCTGGTTTCTACTGAGAAAAAGCAGGTGGTTACTCGTATCGAGCGATTGGAAAACATCCAACGCGCAGTGGTAGAAATTGAGTTTGCGAAAGTTCCAGCCGCGGAGCTGGAAGCCACGCAAGAAGCATTCGTCGACGCCGAGGAGAACTCGGCACCCCGAGAGGATTAA
- a CDS encoding DUF4439 domain-containing protein, with translation MNHRLSLLPALAVLPALTGCQAVDSVVTYFGPRPDETLETLAQQATADAATLDDADASSLRQEQADALYAEITRLCGTENGEVPESCEVDPNDTSEVTGQDDLEASLRSTLDGVGEVSMESRALVVDQAIDLAARTNPVLPPLEQLGEDETTQARELLEWEYRQVYGLDVARAFVDPSLENTVDARITMHEERIQQLQEVLHAVGDIPQPKPAYTSDEYELPHDATSAEQFINDLAWADTVEWANAATTHAESLHSRDDSTAWRDWLIITAAQSRAV, from the coding sequence GTGAACCACCGACTATCGCTTCTCCCCGCGCTCGCCGTGCTGCCCGCACTGACTGGCTGCCAGGCCGTCGATTCCGTGGTTACTTACTTCGGCCCCCGCCCGGACGAGACGTTAGAAACTCTGGCGCAGCAAGCAACTGCCGATGCCGCAACGCTTGACGATGCCGACGCATCCTCCCTGCGCCAAGAACAAGCCGACGCACTTTATGCCGAAATCACCCGCCTGTGCGGTACTGAAAACGGCGAAGTCCCGGAGTCTTGCGAAGTCGACCCCAACGACACCTCTGAGGTCACCGGCCAAGACGACCTCGAAGCATCGCTGCGCAGCACCCTTGATGGCGTCGGTGAAGTCAGCATGGAATCCCGTGCCCTCGTCGTTGACCAGGCCATCGATCTCGCAGCCCGTACCAACCCGGTTCTTCCACCGCTGGAGCAACTCGGAGAAGACGAAACCACCCAAGCCCGTGAGTTGCTGGAATGGGAATACCGCCAGGTCTACGGCCTTGATGTCGCCCGCGCTTTCGTCGACCCCAGCCTCGAAAACACCGTCGATGCGCGCATCACCATGCACGAAGAGCGCATCCAACAACTCCAAGAAGTACTCCACGCCGTCGGCGATATCCCCCAGCCCAAACCGGCCTACACCAGCGACGAATACGAACTACCGCATGATGCCACCAGCGCCGAGCAGTTCATCAACGACCTTGCCTGGGCCGACACCGTCGAATGGGCAAACGCCGCCACCACCCACGCCGAATCGCTGCACAGCCGCGACGACTCCACCGCTTGGCGCGACTGGCTCATCATTACTGCTGCCCAATCCCGCGCGGTGTAA